A window from Symbiopectobacterium purcellii encodes these proteins:
- the cyaY gene encoding iron donor protein CyaY yields the protein MNDSEFHQLADALMLTIEEALDDFDGDADIDYETNGGVMTLSFENGSKIVINRQEPLHQVWLATKAGGYHFTYQPDKGQHQQWICDRSGEAFFALLSQACSAQAGEAVSFG from the coding sequence ATGAACGACAGTGAGTTTCATCAATTAGCGGATGCGTTAATGTTGACGATCGAAGAAGCGTTGGACGACTTCGACGGTGATGCCGATATCGATTACGAAACCAACGGCGGCGTGATGACACTGAGTTTCGAAAATGGCAGCAAGATTGTCATCAACCGTCAGGAACCGCTGCATCAGGTATGGTTGGCGACCAAAGCGGGTGGCTACCACTTTACCTATCAGCCAGACAAGGGTCAGCACCAACAGTGGATCTGCGATCGCAGCGGCGAAGCCTTTTTTGCGCTGCTGTCACAGGCATGCAGTGCACAGGCCGGAGAGGCCGTCTCTTTCGGTTAA
- the yigB gene encoding 5-amino-6-(5-phospho-D-ribitylamino)uracil phosphatase YigB translates to MHFYRPLAPIAAMTFDLDDTLYDKREVIQRTQLESVRFLQAFHPALGAVQSSDLQRIREALREQEPEIYHDVTEWRRRAVEQLLREAGLDAVTASRGAAQAMANFAHWRSQITPTQETHDTLHALSERWPLVAITNGNADPSRFGLDRYFRFILRAGPDGRAKPFGDMYHRAAQALDVAPEQILHVGDDLTTDVAGAVRNGLQACWINLHQGNLMKIDDARLLPHVEISRLALLTTLL, encoded by the coding sequence ATGCATTTTTACCGTCCACTGGCACCGATAGCCGCCATGACGTTTGATTTAGACGATACGCTGTACGATAAACGTGAAGTGATTCAACGCACACAGCTGGAATCGGTGCGCTTTCTGCAAGCCTTTCACCCGGCGCTGGGCGCGGTGCAGTCAAGCGATTTACAGCGTATTCGTGAAGCACTGCGTGAGCAAGAGCCCGAGATATACCATGATGTTACGGAGTGGCGTCGGCGGGCGGTAGAGCAACTGCTGCGTGAGGCGGGGCTTGATGCGGTGACGGCCAGCCGCGGAGCCGCGCAAGCGATGGCGAATTTTGCCCACTGGCGTAGCCAGATTACCCCGACGCAAGAAACCCATGATACGTTGCACGCCTTATCCGAGCGCTGGCCGCTGGTGGCGATTACCAATGGCAATGCCGATCCCAGCCGCTTCGGGTTGGATCGCTACTTTCGGTTTATCCTGCGCGCGGGGCCGGACGGTCGTGCCAAACCCTTTGGTGATATGTACCATCGGGCGGCGCAGGCGCTGGACGTAGCGCCGGAGCAGATTCTGCATGTGGGTGACGACTTGACCACCGACGTGGCCGGTGCGGTGCGTAATGGCTTGCAAGCGTGCTGGATTAACCTGCATCAAGGCAACCTGATGAAGATTGACGATGCGCGGTTATTGCCGCATGTGGAAATTTCACGGTTGGCATTGCTCACAACGCTGCTATAA
- the dapF gene encoding diaminopimelate epimerase, giving the protein MQFAKMHGLGNDFMVVDAVTQNVYFSPELIRRLSDRHRGVGFDQLLVVEPPYDPELDFHYRIFNADGSEVAQCGNGARCFARFVRIKGLTNKREIAVSTHTGRMVLSVTDDELVRVNMGEPDFEPQRVPFRAAKAEKTYILRANDHTVLCGVVSMGNPHCVIQVDDVDTANVDTLGPVLESHERFPERVNVGFMQIVDRSHIRLRVYERGAGETQACGSGACAAVAVGIQQGLLADEVRVSLPGGDLDIHWKGVGHPLYMTGPATHVYDGLIHL; this is encoded by the coding sequence ATGCAGTTCGCTAAAATGCACGGTTTGGGCAATGATTTTATGGTTGTCGATGCCGTTACACAAAATGTCTATTTCTCGCCGGAGTTGATCCGCCGTTTGTCGGATCGCCATCGCGGGGTGGGGTTTGATCAACTGCTGGTGGTTGAGCCACCCTACGATCCTGAGCTGGATTTTCACTACCGCATTTTCAATGCGGATGGCAGTGAAGTGGCCCAGTGCGGTAACGGCGCGCGCTGTTTCGCCCGTTTCGTGCGAATCAAAGGGCTGACCAACAAGCGCGAGATTGCGGTGAGTACCCATACCGGGCGCATGGTGCTCAGCGTCACGGATGATGAGCTGGTGCGGGTGAACATGGGCGAGCCGGATTTTGAACCGCAGCGCGTGCCGTTTCGGGCCGCCAAAGCGGAGAAAACCTATATCCTGCGCGCTAACGATCATACGGTGCTGTGCGGCGTGGTCTCAATGGGCAACCCCCACTGTGTGATTCAGGTTGACGATGTTGATACCGCCAATGTGGACACCCTTGGCCCGGTGCTGGAAAGCCACGAGCGTTTTCCTGAGCGCGTCAACGTCGGGTTTATGCAGATTGTTGATCGTAGCCACATACGCCTTCGGGTATATGAGCGCGGCGCGGGTGAAACGCAGGCCTGTGGCAGCGGTGCCTGTGCCGCCGTGGCGGTGGGCATTCAGCAAGGACTATTGGCGGATGAGGTTCGCGTCTCGTTACCGGGGGGCGATCTGGATATCCATTGGAAAGGAGTCGGGCATCCGCTTTATATGACCGGTCCTGCCACCCATGTCTATGATGGACTTATTCATTTATGA
- the lptM gene encoding LPS translocon maturation chaperone LptM, which yields MKQVFRSFSLALTLLGLVGCGLKGPLYMPNGEPTNVPDSQKNTHQKPSMRP from the coding sequence ATGAAGCAGGTATTTCGTTCATTTTCTCTGGCGCTGACGCTGCTGGGATTGGTGGGTTGCGGGCTGAAAGGGCCGCTGTATATGCCGAACGGTGAGCCGACCAACGTTCCAGACTCACAGAAAAATACGCATCAAAAGCCGTCGATGCGTCCGTAA
- the uvrD gene encoding DNA helicase II, with the protein MDVSQLLDGLNNKQRDVVAAPRGNLLVLAGAGSGKTRVLVHRIAWLTSVEQCSPYSIMAVTFTNKAAAEMRHRIEHLIGTSQGGMWIGTFHGLAHRLLRAHHLDAGLPQDFQILDSEDQLRLLKRLIRALNLDEKQWPARQAMWYINGKKDEGLRPQHIESYGNPVEQTWLKVYQAYQEACDRAGLVDFAELLLRAHELWLNKPHILSHYRERFTNILVDEFQDTNRIQYAWIRMLAGDSASVMIVGDDDQSIYGWRGAQVENIQLFLNDFPKAETIRLEQNYRSTGTILTAANALIAHNGGRLGKNLWTDDAQGDPISLYCAFNELDEARFVVNRIKVWQENGGALKENAILYRSNAQSRVLEEALLQQSMPYRIYGGMRFFERQEIKDALAYLRLIANRNDDAAFERVVNTPTRGIGDRTLDVVRQTARDRQVTLWQSSRVLLQEKALAGRAASALQRFIELVEALAYETADLPLHVQTDRAIKDSGLWQMYEQENGEKGQARVENLEELVTATRQFSYQEEDMDLMPLQAFLSHAALEAGEGQADAYQDAVQLMTLHSAKGLEFPQVFIVGMEEGMFPSQMSLDEGGRLEEERRLAYVGVTRAMQKLTLTYAESRRLYGKETYHRPSRFVGELPVECVEEVRLRASVSRPVNHQRLGTPVSQSDSGYALGQRVRHEKFGEGTIINLEGSGEHCRLQVAFQGQGIKWLVAAYARLETV; encoded by the coding sequence ATGGACGTTTCTCAACTTCTTGATGGCCTGAACAATAAACAGCGCGATGTGGTTGCCGCGCCGCGCGGAAATCTTCTGGTACTGGCGGGCGCCGGAAGTGGCAAAACGCGGGTGCTGGTGCACCGTATCGCCTGGTTGACGTCCGTTGAGCAGTGTTCGCCCTATTCCATCATGGCGGTGACGTTCACCAATAAGGCGGCGGCGGAGATGCGCCACCGCATCGAGCATTTGATCGGCACCAGCCAGGGTGGCATGTGGATCGGTACTTTCCATGGTCTGGCGCACCGTCTGCTGCGAGCGCACCATCTTGATGCCGGTTTGCCGCAGGATTTTCAGATTTTGGACAGTGAAGATCAACTGCGTTTGCTCAAGCGCCTGATTCGGGCGCTGAATCTGGATGAGAAACAGTGGCCTGCGCGCCAGGCGATGTGGTACATCAACGGCAAGAAAGACGAAGGGCTACGCCCACAGCATATCGAAAGCTATGGCAATCCCGTTGAGCAGACCTGGCTCAAGGTGTATCAGGCCTATCAGGAAGCGTGCGATCGCGCCGGACTGGTCGATTTTGCCGAACTGCTGCTGCGCGCCCACGAACTGTGGTTGAACAAACCCCATATTCTCAGTCACTACCGCGAGCGCTTTACCAATATTCTGGTGGACGAATTTCAGGATACCAACCGTATTCAGTACGCCTGGATCCGCATGCTGGCGGGAGACAGCGCTAGCGTGATGATCGTCGGTGATGACGATCAGTCAATTTATGGCTGGCGCGGGGCGCAGGTGGAAAACATCCAGCTGTTTTTAAATGACTTCCCCAAAGCCGAAACCATTCGTCTGGAGCAGAACTATCGCTCCACCGGCACTATTCTTACCGCAGCCAATGCGCTGATTGCGCATAACGGCGGGCGGTTGGGTAAAAACCTGTGGACGGATGATGCGCAGGGGGACCCCATCTCCCTGTACTGCGCGTTTAACGAATTGGATGAAGCCCGTTTTGTGGTTAATCGCATCAAGGTGTGGCAGGAAAATGGCGGTGCACTCAAGGAAAACGCCATCCTGTATCGCAGCAACGCCCAATCGCGCGTGCTGGAAGAGGCCTTGCTGCAACAGAGCATGCCGTACCGGATTTATGGCGGCATGCGCTTCTTCGAGCGTCAGGAAATCAAAGACGCGCTTGCCTATTTGCGCCTGATTGCCAACCGCAATGATGATGCGGCGTTCGAGCGCGTGGTGAATACCCCAACGCGCGGTATCGGCGATCGCACCTTGGACGTGGTACGTCAGACCGCGCGCGATCGGCAGGTGACGCTGTGGCAATCCAGCCGCGTGCTGTTGCAGGAAAAAGCGCTGGCAGGGCGTGCTGCTTCTGCGTTGCAGCGCTTCATCGAGTTGGTGGAAGCACTGGCTTATGAAACGGCCGATCTGCCGCTGCACGTGCAAACCGATCGCGCTATCAAAGATTCCGGCTTGTGGCAGATGTACGAGCAGGAAAACGGCGAGAAAGGGCAAGCGCGGGTTGAAAACCTGGAGGAACTGGTGACGGCGACGCGCCAGTTCAGCTATCAGGAAGAGGATATGGACCTGATGCCGTTGCAGGCATTTCTCTCTCACGCGGCGCTGGAAGCGGGTGAAGGACAGGCCGATGCTTATCAGGATGCGGTACAACTGATGACGCTGCACTCCGCTAAAGGGCTGGAGTTTCCTCAGGTGTTTATCGTTGGCATGGAAGAGGGCATGTTCCCGAGCCAAATGTCGCTGGATGAGGGTGGACGTCTTGAAGAAGAGCGCCGTCTGGCCTATGTCGGCGTAACGCGCGCCATGCAGAAACTCACCCTGACCTATGCCGAAAGCCGGCGGTTGTACGGCAAAGAAACCTATCATCGCCCATCGCGTTTTGTTGGTGAACTGCCTGTTGAGTGCGTGGAGGAAGTGCGACTGCGTGCCAGCGTGTCTCGCCCGGTCAACCACCAACGCTTGGGGACACCGGTGAGCCAAAGTGATAGCGGCTATGCCTTGGGCCAGCGGGTGCGCCACGAGAAATTTGGTGAAGGGACCATCATCAATCTGGAAGGCAGCGGTGAGCATTGCCGTTTGCAGGTTGCTTTTCAGGGACAGGGTATCAAGTGGCTGGTCGCCGCCTATGCGCGGTTGGAGACGGTATAA
- the xerC gene encoding tyrosine recombinase XerC: MSAPALPSPLLTSVAAFLRYLKAERQLSPLTQENYCRQLGAIAAMLDEMGITEWRSLDAAGVRSVAARSKRGGLQAASLALRLSALRSFLDWQVAQGALTANPARGISAPKAGRHLPKNMDVDEVNRLLEIDLNDPLAVRDRAMLEVMYGAGLRLAELVGMECRHVDLDGGEVWVVGKGSKERKLPLGRTAVHWLREWLERRELFGPEDDAIFITRQGKRISMRNVQKRFAEWGIKQGLNSHVHPHKLRHSFATHMLESSGDLRAVQELLGHANLSTTQIYTHLDFQHLATVYDAAHPRAKRGKT, translated from the coding sequence ATGAGCGCCCCCGCGCTGCCTTCGCCACTGTTGACCTCGGTCGCCGCGTTTTTACGTTATTTGAAAGCGGAACGCCAACTCAGCCCGCTGACGCAGGAAAATTACTGCCGCCAACTGGGCGCCATTGCCGCCATGCTGGATGAAATGGGCATCACCGAATGGCGTTCACTGGATGCCGCGGGCGTGCGCTCGGTGGCCGCTCGCAGCAAACGCGGCGGGTTGCAAGCGGCAAGTCTGGCGCTGCGTCTTTCGGCACTACGCAGTTTTCTTGATTGGCAGGTCGCGCAAGGGGCGTTAACCGCCAACCCGGCTCGCGGCATTTCTGCGCCCAAAGCGGGTCGGCATTTGCCGAAAAACATGGATGTGGATGAAGTAAATCGCCTGCTGGAGATCGATCTTAACGATCCGCTTGCGGTGCGCGATCGTGCCATGCTGGAAGTGATGTACGGTGCCGGTTTGCGTTTGGCAGAATTGGTCGGCATGGAGTGTCGTCACGTCGATTTGGACGGCGGCGAAGTGTGGGTCGTGGGTAAGGGCAGCAAAGAGCGCAAGCTGCCGCTGGGACGCACCGCCGTGCACTGGCTGCGCGAGTGGCTGGAACGGCGTGAGCTGTTTGGCCCGGAAGATGATGCCATCTTCATTACCCGGCAGGGCAAACGTATTTCGATGCGCAACGTGCAAAAGCGTTTTGCCGAATGGGGGATCAAGCAGGGGCTGAACAGCCACGTCCATCCGCATAAGCTACGTCACTCTTTTGCCACCCATATGTTGGAATCGAGTGGTGACCTGCGCGCGGTGCAGGAGCTGCTGGGGCATGCCAATCTTTCTACCACGCAAATTTATACCCATTTGGATTTTCAGCATTTGGCGACGGTGTACGATGCCGCACATCCGCGTGCCAAACGAGGGAAGACATGA
- a CDS encoding DUF484 domain-containing protein, giving the protein MKQVEEQAERQNALSDELILQFLQQNPDFFIRNARQVEQMHIPHPVRGTVSLVEWQLARQRHHIAQLEEEITLLMEQARGNEVLFRRLLALQTDLSAATGLHDLLERLQHWARQQELVGADIRLFSDKWRISAPSRFTHLALSRSLFEPLRIQRLRDRNHYLGSLNGPELLLLLPQARQVGSVALSLLGKHDALGVVIFSSRDSHHYQDGMGTVLLQHLANLLPDMLARWVERV; this is encoded by the coding sequence ATGAAGCAGGTCGAGGAACAGGCAGAACGCCAGAACGCACTGAGTGACGAACTGATTTTGCAGTTCCTGCAACAGAACCCTGATTTCTTTATCCGCAATGCGCGGCAGGTTGAGCAAATGCACATTCCGCACCCGGTGCGGGGAACTGTCTCGCTGGTTGAGTGGCAGTTAGCGCGTCAACGGCACCACATCGCGCAGTTGGAAGAAGAGATCACCTTGCTGATGGAGCAGGCGCGTGGCAACGAAGTGTTGTTCCGTCGTCTGCTGGCGTTACAGACCGATTTGTCTGCGGCTACCGGCCTGCATGACTTGCTTGAACGCCTACAGCACTGGGCGCGCCAACAAGAGTTGGTTGGCGCGGATATCCGCCTGTTCAGTGACAAATGGCGCATCAGCGCGCCTTCGCGTTTTACGCATTTGGCGCTGTCGCGTTCGTTGTTTGAACCGTTGCGCATACAACGTCTGCGTGACCGTAACCACTATCTTGGTAGCCTGAACGGGCCCGAGTTGCTGTTACTGCTGCCGCAGGCGCGGCAGGTGGGTTCTGTGGCGCTGTCGCTTCTGGGAAAACACGACGCGCTGGGCGTGGTGATTTTCAGCAGTCGTGACAGCCATCACTATCAAGACGGCATGGGCACCGTGCTGCTGCAACACTTGGCCAACCTGCTGCCGGATATGCTGGCACGCTGGGTTGAACGGGTATGA